Proteins encoded by one window of Mercenaria mercenaria strain notata chromosome 4, MADL_Memer_1, whole genome shotgun sequence:
- the LOC123556192 gene encoding uncharacterized protein LOC123556192, producing the protein MEVLDRFMLDQKVESVKEDPVQRQILRILLKYEMQSLLQRLAEIGEESVVVTANVVDGTHSVLSTDQGEKFLHDGVVSHFMDHFVRFLFTGETHSLAGDVAGSSGCCSLKQGICQRENNHSRSSVSSDEPETFMHMKKHQIEQFNRKKDHEDKAIDETVSKLVKNILREGKEKERKNSSTSCSTSLPPLRRKRSFNFHNTFNPSSFNTEGCSEPKKIPIAQFFPTISPGAGRNVKNDESAGLNDTVQENDTRSAETSGDKVITIKIEPNDMEEYGGNVDNENKVEEGSQSKDFVVYIDSDCSNQERTSGNAVLSSRSVKSKGREEIIIVQKNGYHDNSLEESDICEVSQEDKNKEEKNKDSEIVRVRREEEEIALPMVEEFYQNRDKCLEDVKLTAEEKSTNTPITPNISCYKQSRKKSNTFNLMLNGYLYIKDKQSSSGTVYWKCGRPRCKGRVIQRGQELITSQIHIHGPSD; encoded by the exons ATGGAGGTGCTGGACAGATTCATGCTAGATCAAAAGGTGGAATCTGTTAAGGAAGATCCAGTGCAGCGACAAATCCTTCggattttattgaaatatgaaatGCAATCACTG tTGCAAAGACTTGCTGAGATAGGGGAGGAAAGTGTTGTTGTAACAGCGAATGTTGTAGATGGTACTCACTCAGTGCTTTCCACAGACCAGGGAGAAAAATTCTTACATGATGGAGTTGTCTCCCATTTTATGGACCATTTTGTCCGTTTTCTTTTTACTG GTGAAACACACAGTCTAGCTGGTGATGTAGCAGGTTCTTCAGGCTGTTGTAGTTTGAAACAAGGAATTTGTCAAAGAGAAAACAACCATTCAAGGTCGTCTGTTAGCTCAGATGAACCGGAAACTTTCATGCACATGAAAAAGCATCAGATAGAACAGTTTAATCGCAAGAAAGATCACGAGGATAAAGCTATTGATGAAACTGTGTCGAAATTAGTGAAAAACATTTTACGAGAAGGTAAAGAAAAGGAGAGAAAAAACAGCTCCACATCATGCAGCACAAGCCTTCCGCCACTAAGAAGGAAACGCTCGTTCaattttcataatacatttaaTCCTAGTAGTTTTAATACAGAAGGTTGTTCGGAACCGAAAAAGATTCCTATTGCACAATTCTTTCCGACAATATCTCCGGGGGCAGGCAGAAATGTTAAGAATGATGAATCAGCTGGGTTAAATGATACAGTGCAAGAAAATGACACTAGAAGTGCTGAAACATCAGGAGATAAAGTAATAACAATTAAAATTGAGCCGAATGACATGGAGGAATATGGTGGTAATGTTGATAATGAGAATAAAGTGGAAGAAGGATCGCAGAGTAAAGATTTTGTTGTGTATATCGATAGTGACTGTTCAAACCAGGAAAGAACTAGCGGAAATGCAGTTTTAAGTTCAAGGTCAGTTAAATCTAAAGGCAGGGAAGAGATAATTATCGTTCAGAAAAATGgttaccatgacaacagtttggAGGAATCAGATATTTGTGAAGTTTCTCAAGAAGATAAGAATAAGGAAGAAAAGAATAAGGATAGTGAAATTGTAAGGGTGCGGAGAGAAGAGGAGGAGATAGCTCTGCCTATGGTCGaagaattttatcaaaacagGGATAAATGTTTGGAAGACGTGAAATTAACAGCAGAAGAAAAGTCGACTAATACCCCAATAACACCAA ATATAAGTTGTTACAAACAGTCACGGAAGAAATCGAACACTTTCAACCTTATGCTGAATGGTTATCTATACATCAAGGACAAACAGAGCAGTAGCGGAACAGTGTACTGGAAGTGCGGACGGCCCCGATGTAAGGGGCGAGTCATACAAAGGGGTCAGGAACTTATCACATCACAGATACATATACATGGACCTTCCGACTGA